The following proteins come from a genomic window of Bactrocera tryoni isolate S06 chromosome 1, CSIRO_BtryS06_freeze2, whole genome shotgun sequence:
- the LOC120782012 gene encoding protein spartin isoform X1, whose amino-acid sequence MNVNLDLNKLLIMSTEAEFLGAYERIKASNKRIFACIDEAIKHEEEERPFEAITAYQSCLQQIDETFAISVGLPDNVDAVAVEWSDACAIVQKLKGAKMEVSYRLKVLRSQHASVDNTAAEGKEEDADYLPGDAAALIGEAIDGPTPKKRSLLLENPVVYKGDSAANSATSAAAHYRKVLTDLRRVIGDPSDVGILFDTLFTSQTKLYKIQPEGVVVTMGETYMSLVMCTTPCDDQWKHLNGVSFIQCTIPTDKASHSNTDHIEVPTKESPQMIWLYALLPTITNCYRTNYGAFILPDLEVDEPGHAFGLMLIDSESTVDGAEQAAAQPEEQEELSDLQQFFLDLLEAVLSGRVELLQQPTVGPRVSRDTSEQVSRHIVTAADFIARNLVRGAEKTGELMVKTTPYIISKMRPAPPDAPPVSSTVQTSVAVARDVTHAAAGVTGWIAGKVGSASMAIGRYLAPHVQNAGSALLQKGFGYDTSEANSKMEGAMTIAAGAVEGFSTVYNGLETSAKILGTNLSENSVKIIEHKYGSSAGGVAAGTFDTLGNAFNVSQNVNYITPKGLAKKMAKNTGKAVIDDYKTKLRHSDTHFVPAGTLYPDLRTLKEK is encoded by the exons ATGAATGTCAACTTGGATTTAAATAAA TTGCTTATCATGTCAACAGAAGCGGAATTTCTTGGCGCTTATGAGCGCATTAAAGCTTCGAACAAACGTATTTTTGCCTGCATTGATGAAGCCATTAAACATGAAGAAGAAGAGCGGCCTTTCGAGGCTATTACGGCTTACCAGTCATGTTTGCAACAAATTGACGAAACGTTTGCTATATCTGTGGGACTGCCGGACAATGTTGATGCTGTAGCGGTTGAGTGGAGTGACGCTTGTGCAATTGTACAAAAGCTAAAGGGAGCCAAAATGGAAGTAAGCTACCGTCTAAAAGTCTTACGTAGCCAGCATGCAAGTGTTGACAACACTGCCGCGGAAGGAAAAGAAGAGGATGCAGATTATCTGCCCGGTGACGCTGCAGCACTAATTGGAGAAGCAATTGATGGACCTACACCAAAGAAAAGATCTCTTTTACTTGAAAACCCTGTTGTTTATAAAGGTGATAGCGCTGCAAATAGTGCGACTAGTGCAGCAGCTCATTATCGCAAAGTTTTGACCGATTTACGTCGTGTTATCGGTGATCCTTCTGATGTGGGCATACTTTTTGACACACTTTTTACGTCGCAGACGAAATTGTACAAAATTCAACCTGAAGGCGTTGTTGTGACAATG GGCGAAACCTACATGTCTCTAGTTATGTGCACCACACCCTGTGACGACCAATGGAAGCATTTAAACGGTGTCTCATTTATACAGTGTACAATTCCAACAGATAAGGCATCTCACAGCAATACTGATCATATTGAAGTACCCACAAAGGAGTCGCCACAAATGATTTGGCTGTATGCCCTACTACCAACGATAACCAATTGTTATAGAACTAATTACGGCGCATTTATTTTGCCTGATTTGGAAGTCGATGAGCCAGGCCATGCATTTGGTCTAATGCTTATCGACAGCGAAAGCACTGTTGATGGCGCTGAGCAAGCTGCTGCACAGCCAGAGGAACAAGAAGAACTAAGCGATTTGCAGCAATTCTTTTTGGATCTGCTCGAGGCGGTACTCTCTGGTCGTGTTGAACTTTTACAACAGCCAACAGTGGGACCACGCGTGTCGCGCGATACTAGCGAACAGGTCTCGCGCCATATCGTCACGGCAGCCGATTTCATAGCGCGCAATCTGGTGCGTGGCGCAGAGAAGACGGGTGAGTTAATGGTGAAAACCACGCCGTACATCATTTCAAAAATGAGGCCAGCGCCACCGGATGCGCCGCCAGTCTCGTCGACCGTGCAAACCTCAGTGGCGGTGGCGCGCGATGTGACGCATGCGGCAGCGGGCGTCACTGGTTGGATAGCCGGCAAAGTGGGCTCCGCCTCGATGGCTATCGGCCGCTACCTAGCGCCACATGTGCAAAACGCTGGCTCCGCATTGTTGCAGAAAGGCTTTGGCTATGACACCAGTGAAGCAAACAGTAAAATGGAGGGCGCTATGACAATTGCTGCCGGAGCGGTGGAGGGCTTTAGCACCGTTTACAATGGTCTCGAGACGTCAGCGAAGATACTGGGTAcaaatttgagcgaaaattcAGTGAAAATAATTGAGCATAA atatggCTCGTCAGCCGGCGGTGTTGCAGCCGGCACCTTCGATACTCTCGGCAACGCTTTCAATGTCAGTCAGAATGTGAACTACATTACGCCTAAGGGTTTGGCGAAAAAGATGGCCAAGAATACGGGCAAAGCAGTCATCGATGATTATAAAACCAAATTACGGCATTCGGACACACACTTCGTGCCAGCGGGCACACTCTATCCAGATTTGCGTACGTTAAAGGAGAAATAG
- the LOC120782012 gene encoding protein spartin isoform X2, with protein sequence MSTEAEFLGAYERIKASNKRIFACIDEAIKHEEEERPFEAITAYQSCLQQIDETFAISVGLPDNVDAVAVEWSDACAIVQKLKGAKMEVSYRLKVLRSQHASVDNTAAEGKEEDADYLPGDAAALIGEAIDGPTPKKRSLLLENPVVYKGDSAANSATSAAAHYRKVLTDLRRVIGDPSDVGILFDTLFTSQTKLYKIQPEGVVVTMGETYMSLVMCTTPCDDQWKHLNGVSFIQCTIPTDKASHSNTDHIEVPTKESPQMIWLYALLPTITNCYRTNYGAFILPDLEVDEPGHAFGLMLIDSESTVDGAEQAAAQPEEQEELSDLQQFFLDLLEAVLSGRVELLQQPTVGPRVSRDTSEQVSRHIVTAADFIARNLVRGAEKTGELMVKTTPYIISKMRPAPPDAPPVSSTVQTSVAVARDVTHAAAGVTGWIAGKVGSASMAIGRYLAPHVQNAGSALLQKGFGYDTSEANSKMEGAMTIAAGAVEGFSTVYNGLETSAKILGTNLSENSVKIIEHKYGSSAGGVAAGTFDTLGNAFNVSQNVNYITPKGLAKKMAKNTGKAVIDDYKTKLRHSDTHFVPAGTLYPDLRTLKEK encoded by the exons ATGTCAACAGAAGCGGAATTTCTTGGCGCTTATGAGCGCATTAAAGCTTCGAACAAACGTATTTTTGCCTGCATTGATGAAGCCATTAAACATGAAGAAGAAGAGCGGCCTTTCGAGGCTATTACGGCTTACCAGTCATGTTTGCAACAAATTGACGAAACGTTTGCTATATCTGTGGGACTGCCGGACAATGTTGATGCTGTAGCGGTTGAGTGGAGTGACGCTTGTGCAATTGTACAAAAGCTAAAGGGAGCCAAAATGGAAGTAAGCTACCGTCTAAAAGTCTTACGTAGCCAGCATGCAAGTGTTGACAACACTGCCGCGGAAGGAAAAGAAGAGGATGCAGATTATCTGCCCGGTGACGCTGCAGCACTAATTGGAGAAGCAATTGATGGACCTACACCAAAGAAAAGATCTCTTTTACTTGAAAACCCTGTTGTTTATAAAGGTGATAGCGCTGCAAATAGTGCGACTAGTGCAGCAGCTCATTATCGCAAAGTTTTGACCGATTTACGTCGTGTTATCGGTGATCCTTCTGATGTGGGCATACTTTTTGACACACTTTTTACGTCGCAGACGAAATTGTACAAAATTCAACCTGAAGGCGTTGTTGTGACAATG GGCGAAACCTACATGTCTCTAGTTATGTGCACCACACCCTGTGACGACCAATGGAAGCATTTAAACGGTGTCTCATTTATACAGTGTACAATTCCAACAGATAAGGCATCTCACAGCAATACTGATCATATTGAAGTACCCACAAAGGAGTCGCCACAAATGATTTGGCTGTATGCCCTACTACCAACGATAACCAATTGTTATAGAACTAATTACGGCGCATTTATTTTGCCTGATTTGGAAGTCGATGAGCCAGGCCATGCATTTGGTCTAATGCTTATCGACAGCGAAAGCACTGTTGATGGCGCTGAGCAAGCTGCTGCACAGCCAGAGGAACAAGAAGAACTAAGCGATTTGCAGCAATTCTTTTTGGATCTGCTCGAGGCGGTACTCTCTGGTCGTGTTGAACTTTTACAACAGCCAACAGTGGGACCACGCGTGTCGCGCGATACTAGCGAACAGGTCTCGCGCCATATCGTCACGGCAGCCGATTTCATAGCGCGCAATCTGGTGCGTGGCGCAGAGAAGACGGGTGAGTTAATGGTGAAAACCACGCCGTACATCATTTCAAAAATGAGGCCAGCGCCACCGGATGCGCCGCCAGTCTCGTCGACCGTGCAAACCTCAGTGGCGGTGGCGCGCGATGTGACGCATGCGGCAGCGGGCGTCACTGGTTGGATAGCCGGCAAAGTGGGCTCCGCCTCGATGGCTATCGGCCGCTACCTAGCGCCACATGTGCAAAACGCTGGCTCCGCATTGTTGCAGAAAGGCTTTGGCTATGACACCAGTGAAGCAAACAGTAAAATGGAGGGCGCTATGACAATTGCTGCCGGAGCGGTGGAGGGCTTTAGCACCGTTTACAATGGTCTCGAGACGTCAGCGAAGATACTGGGTAcaaatttgagcgaaaattcAGTGAAAATAATTGAGCATAA atatggCTCGTCAGCCGGCGGTGTTGCAGCCGGCACCTTCGATACTCTCGGCAACGCTTTCAATGTCAGTCAGAATGTGAACTACATTACGCCTAAGGGTTTGGCGAAAAAGATGGCCAAGAATACGGGCAAAGCAGTCATCGATGATTATAAAACCAAATTACGGCATTCGGACACACACTTCGTGCCAGCGGGCACACTCTATCCAGATTTGCGTACGTTAAAGGAGAAATAG
- the LOC120781982 gene encoding N-acetylglucosaminyl-phosphatidylinositol de-N-acetylase, which translates to MKLSWLNQVFELISASTLQLYEDSGRFLHQFVGNQTQALILLQETWRANVLHWATLSYRRFSSTAIEALEHIIYVCLVYLLVCLGIFYTTRSNSPLWRWCKLINNVRFPRQHKLDRVLLVTSHPDDECMFFGPLIYTLTHRSSCQVYVLCLSNGNYEKQAQLRREELWRSCEMLGVPAANIIMVNATNLPDDPNVEWKAPVVANLILHTVESLDIQAICTFDRDGVSQHPNHSAVYFAAASLCLANLLPKECKFYTLDSINILRKYISIFDLLCTCCISSYWCILGWDEAAQIRRAMREHKSQMKWFRWLYIYFSRYMFINSMREVNLSDIELEMQIDDNAF; encoded by the exons atgaaattgtcTTGGCTTAATCAAGTGTTCGAATTGATTAGTGCGAGTACATTGCAATTGTACGAGGATAGTGGTCGGTTCCTGCATCAGTTTGTTGGCAATCAGACGCAAGCGTTGATTTTGTTACAAGAAACGTGGCGTGCTAACGTTCTGCACTGGGCGACTCTATCGTATCGACGCTTCAGTTCGACAGCAATCGAAGCCCTGGAGCATATTATTTACGTGTGTCTGGTGTACTTGCTAGTATGCCTGGGCATTTTTTATACAACACGCAGCAACAGCCCATTGTGGCGTTGGTGCAAGCTGATCAACAATGTACGCTTTCCAAGACAACACAAATTGGATCGTGTTTTACTGGTGACTTCACATCCGGACGATGAATGCATGTTCTTTGGCCCACTAATATACACATTAACACATCGTTCCAGCTGCCAAGTGTACGTGTTATGTCTGTCCAACG GTAATTATGAGAAACAAGCGCAATTACGACGTGAAGAATTATGGCGTTCATGTGAAATGTTGGGTGTTCCAGCAGCGAATATTATAATGGTGAACGCAACAAACCTTCCAGATGACCCTAATGTTGAATGGAAAGCACCAGTTGTTGCTAATTTAATACTACACACCGTTGAAAGTCTAGATATTCAAGCGATCTGTACATTCGATCGAGATGGTGTGAGTCAACATCCTAATCACAGCGCAGTTTATTTCGCAGCAGCGTCGCTCTGCTTAGCTAATTTGTTACCAAAAG AATGCAAATTTTATACGCTGGActccataaatattttaaggaaaTATATTTCGATTTTCGATTTGCTTTGTACATGCTGCATTTCGTCATACTG gTGTATATTGGGATGGGATGAGGCTGCACAAATACGTCGCGCTATGCGTGAGCATAAATCCCAAATGAAATGGTTTCGTTGGTTGTATATTTACTTTTCACGATATATGTTCATAAATTCGATGCGTGAGGTGAATCTTTCGGACATCGAATTGGAGATGCAAATTGACGATAATGCCTTTTGA